A single Crateriforma conspicua DNA region contains:
- a CDS encoding sulfatase family protein, which yields MSRIKTTAFASIWLILLCLHRVPVDAAQPNFVVIFTDDQGYGDLGCFGGDHIDTPNIDQMATEGMKLTSFYVAAPVCTPSRAALMTGCYPKRIDMATGSNFGVLLAGDRKGMNPDEITIAEVMRSAGYSTGIFGKWHLGDQPAFLPTKQGFDEYFGIPYSHDIHPFHPRQSHYNFPPLPLLKNDTVVEMEPDADFLTKRVTEAAVSFIERHQNAPFFLYVPHPIPHAPLHASPPFMKGVAEETLDAINAEDGNIDYRTRDKIYHQAIAEIDWSVGQILSTLKANGLDENTFVLFTSDNGPPKNSLFASAGPLRGNKGTTFEGGMREPTVVRWPGKIPAGQTNDELMTTMDLLPTFAKLAGASVPSDRVIDGKDIWPTLIGKTATPHECFFYHRGNTLAAVRCGNWKLHTNLGKATQLFDLSTDVGETKNVIGSHPDVVARLQRHLAAFARDIADNSRPAAFVDDPKPLSK from the coding sequence ATGAGCCGAATCAAGACGACCGCTTTTGCATCGATCTGGTTGATCTTGCTGTGTTTGCATCGTGTCCCGGTCGATGCCGCACAGCCCAACTTTGTGGTGATCTTTACCGACGATCAAGGTTACGGCGACCTTGGCTGTTTCGGCGGTGACCATATCGACACGCCGAACATCGATCAGATGGCGACCGAAGGCATGAAGCTGACCAGCTTTTATGTGGCCGCCCCCGTTTGCACACCGTCACGCGCCGCATTGATGACCGGGTGCTATCCCAAGCGGATCGATATGGCGACCGGTTCAAATTTCGGTGTCTTGCTTGCCGGCGATCGAAAAGGAATGAATCCGGACGAGATAACGATCGCCGAAGTCATGCGGTCCGCCGGATACAGCACAGGGATCTTCGGCAAGTGGCACCTGGGTGACCAGCCGGCGTTTTTGCCGACCAAACAGGGCTTCGACGAATACTTTGGAATCCCTTACAGCCACGACATCCATCCGTTTCACCCCCGACAAAGCCATTACAACTTTCCGCCACTGCCGCTGCTGAAAAACGACACGGTGGTGGAAATGGAACCCGACGCCGACTTCCTGACCAAGCGTGTCACCGAGGCCGCGGTCTCGTTCATCGAACGTCATCAAAATGCACCGTTCTTTCTGTACGTCCCGCACCCGATTCCCCACGCACCGCTGCACGCATCACCCCCGTTCATGAAAGGCGTCGCCGAGGAAACGCTCGACGCAATCAACGCCGAAGACGGAAACATTGACTATCGCACACGTGACAAGATCTATCATCAAGCCATCGCGGAAATCGATTGGTCCGTGGGACAGATCCTTAGCACATTGAAAGCCAACGGCCTGGACGAAAACACGTTCGTCCTGTTCACCTCCGACAACGGACCGCCCAAAAACTCGTTGTTCGCCAGTGCGGGCCCGCTACGAGGCAACAAGGGAACCACGTTCGAAGGCGGAATGCGAGAGCCCACGGTGGTTCGGTGGCCCGGCAAAATCCCGGCCGGTCAGACCAATGACGAACTGATGACGACGATGGATTTGCTGCCCACGTTCGCGAAGTTGGCCGGAGCATCCGTTCCCAGCGATCGCGTGATCGATGGCAAAGACATTTGGCCCACGCTGATCGGCAAGACTGCGACACCGCACGAGTGTTTCTTTTACCACCGCGGCAACACGCTTGCGGCGGTTCGGTGCGGCAATTGGAAATTGCACACCAATCTTGGCAAGGCCACGCAGTTGTTTGATTTGTCGACGGACGTCGGCGAAACGAAGAACGTGATCGGCTCGCACCCCGATGTAGTCGCTCGCCTGCAACGGCACCTTGCCGCATTCGCCCGGGACATCGCCGACAACAGTCGCCCCGCCGCGTTCGTCGACGATCCCAAACCGCTGTCGAAGTAG
- a CDS encoding DUF2891 family protein, translating into MRCHQQRRHQFRGSSSTSLNRAWCMQSVAAALPTDHPLREPISKSAQMHRSDGLAYINSGHYEGDHWLETFGLYVVKRVGVSSVGN; encoded by the coding sequence ATGCGGTGTCATCAACAACGACGCCACCAATTCAGAGGATCTTCTTCAACTTCTTTGAACCGCGCATGGTGCATGCAATCCGTCGCAGCGGCACTTCCCACAGACCACCCACTTCGCGAGCCTATCAGCAAAAGCGCCCAAATGCATCGGAGCGACGGGCTGGCATACATCAACAGCGGACACTACGAGGGTGATCACTGGCTGGAGACCTTTGGTCTTTACGTGGTCAAGCGTGTCGGTGTCAGCAGTGTCGGCAATTGA
- a CDS encoding AI-2E family transporter, with protein sequence MNQSNDKSADGSGAEVRSTDQASRRSSGEDNRGQESQPAEGSGRLNLSGYALIALCLLVGVVFYRIVQPFLMALVSAAILAVLFHPFHDWIQSKVGGHRRVAAGIAASIIFFLICLPIAGALAVAGTQLFDISESLMQVVEDPEHSVWAKRIDQWEQHWIVRKGMQAYGRIGDDDKVRLREFAGKGMQGMASGLYEKTAGLIANLIHLGISIFVAMMALYYFFADGDSIMAELHRLSPLGRRDEDKLIDRFGRVCRGVVMGSVVAGLAQAVLAGIGYAVAGVPNVFLMAALTMFFSFVPFLGAGSVVTAISIYLAFDGRYAACAGLLIYGFIVVGSVDNIIKAKWIGTEASLHPLVALVSVIGAVQFLGLWGIFLGPMIAAFFYALLQLVRQRFTPIDSGSSAA encoded by the coding sequence ATGAACCAGTCCAACGACAAATCTGCAGACGGCAGCGGCGCGGAAGTCCGATCGACCGATCAAGCTTCCCGCCGGTCATCCGGCGAAGACAACCGGGGGCAAGAATCGCAACCCGCGGAAGGCAGCGGTCGGCTGAACCTTTCCGGTTATGCGCTGATCGCGTTGTGCTTGCTGGTCGGTGTGGTGTTTTATCGAATCGTGCAACCGTTCCTGATGGCATTGGTCTCTGCGGCGATTCTTGCGGTACTGTTTCATCCTTTCCACGACTGGATTCAAAGCAAGGTCGGTGGTCACCGGCGTGTTGCCGCGGGGATAGCCGCGTCGATCATCTTTTTTCTGATCTGTCTGCCCATCGCCGGCGCGTTGGCTGTTGCCGGGACCCAGTTGTTCGACATCAGCGAATCTTTGATGCAGGTCGTCGAAGATCCCGAGCATTCGGTTTGGGCCAAACGAATCGACCAATGGGAACAGCATTGGATCGTCCGCAAAGGCATGCAAGCCTATGGGCGTATCGGTGATGACGACAAAGTTCGACTGCGCGAATTCGCGGGCAAGGGGATGCAGGGGATGGCATCGGGGCTGTACGAAAAGACGGCTGGTTTGATCGCCAACTTGATTCATCTGGGGATCAGCATCTTTGTGGCCATGATGGCGTTGTACTACTTCTTTGCCGATGGCGATTCGATCATGGCAGAATTGCATCGGCTTTCGCCGCTGGGCCGTCGCGACGAAGACAAGTTGATCGATCGTTTCGGGCGTGTCTGTCGCGGCGTCGTCATGGGCAGCGTCGTTGCGGGACTGGCCCAAGCCGTCTTGGCGGGCATCGGCTATGCGGTGGCCGGCGTTCCGAACGTCTTTTTGATGGCCGCGCTGACGATGTTCTTTTCGTTCGTTCCGTTCTTGGGTGCCGGTTCGGTGGTGACGGCGATCTCCATCTATCTTGCCTTCGACGGTCGTTACGCCGCCTGCGCGGGTTTGTTGATCTACGGGTTCATCGTGGTCGGCTCGGTCGACAACATCATCAAAGCAAAATGGATCGGTACCGAGGCGTCGTTGCATCCACTGGTCGCACTGGTTTCGGTCATCGGTGCTGTTCAGTTTTTGGGGCTTTGGGGAATCTTTTTGGGGCCAATGATCGCCGCGTTCTTCTATGCATTGCTGCAGTTGGTGCGACAGCGATTCACCCCGATCGACTCGGGATCGTCGGCCGCGTAG
- a CDS encoding pyridoxamine 5'-phosphate oxidase family protein, which translates to MNTEEKLVDIIQSFDNAMLVTKTDDAKLHGRPMAIAEATEDGQLWFVTDRSSGKIADLMLDSDVAVTFQSDRRFATVSGQCHVVDDQAKIEDLWKEAWKVWFPGGPSDPSLTLLRVDPEIGEYWDNSGLSGVRYLIKAGKAYLQGDTPETDDSINATVDMK; encoded by the coding sequence ATGAATACTGAAGAAAAACTTGTCGATATCATCCAATCGTTCGACAACGCCATGCTGGTCACCAAGACCGACGATGCCAAATTGCACGGGCGTCCCATGGCGATTGCCGAAGCTACGGAGGACGGGCAACTGTGGTTTGTAACCGACCGCAGTTCGGGAAAGATCGCCGATCTGATGCTGGACAGTGACGTTGCCGTTACGTTCCAGTCAGACCGACGCTTTGCCACCGTCAGCGGGCAATGCCACGTCGTCGATGATCAGGCAAAGATCGAAGATTTGTGGAAAGAGGCCTGGAAGGTCTGGTTCCCCGGTGGTCCGTCAGATCCTTCATTGACGTTGCTTCGTGTCGATCCGGAAATCGGTGAATACTGGGATAACTCGGGGTTGTCCGGCGTTCGCTATCTGATCAAAGCGGGCAAGGCCTATCTGCAGGGCGATACGCCGGAAACCGATGATTCGATCAACGCGACCGTGGACATGAAATAG
- a CDS encoding GlsB/YeaQ/YmgE family stress response membrane protein, giving the protein MLVPILGWILFGLIIGAIARLVVPGRQDIGMLRTMLLGIVGSFVGGFGGWLLFGGSPLQASGWIGSILGAVVVLLIAIRSPSRATG; this is encoded by the coding sequence ATGTTGGTGCCCATTTTGGGTTGGATCCTTTTTGGTTTGATCATCGGTGCCATCGCACGGTTGGTCGTTCCCGGTCGTCAAGACATCGGAATGCTGCGAACCATGCTTTTGGGAATCGTCGGATCGTTCGTCGGTGGTTTCGGCGGCTGGCTATTGTTCGGCGGTTCTCCGCTGCAAGCATCCGGTTGGATCGGATCGATCCTGGGTGCTGTTGTGGTTCTATTGATCGCGATTCGTTCGCCCAGCAGGGCAACCGGCTGA
- a CDS encoding phospholipase D-like domain-containing protein has protein sequence MIWIVAYLSSVLGALLTLVAMTIIRNDTRHNVGRLGWMGLILLTPPIGLLLFLWLGGRKISAEHASRRLVDLPKDDEDVPDHGDGFESLLQARGLRPPTIGNQFEILTEVHNVYNAYLDMIDQAEEAIYVMTFIMDERESSEEIVERLCRKARDGVQVRLLCDGFGSFQMSDDQLEAIREAGGKARRFKPLSKLSRLAYLNYRNHRKLMVVDGKKAILGGANLVQEEIAEDPPKDAWVDLSVRIEGPAAAQLQAVFCSDWNFVTDETLPPSKIETPAEGADCESARLTVVPIGPDGPEEILEDFWQYSIHQAEHRVWICTPYLVPSPSAMRSLELACRRGLDVRLLVPSRSDLWPVDYARYDYMKDLIEVGAKLYRYTDGMVHAKVGLVDDEVALVGSANFDIRSFFLNYELSVAVHDRETIEKLKAWYENLLEKSECGVIDDSLFRRTMSVLVRLFASEL, from the coding sequence ATGATCTGGATCGTCGCTTATCTGAGCAGTGTCCTCGGCGCTTTGTTGACCCTGGTCGCGATGACGATCATCCGCAACGACACCCGCCACAACGTCGGACGTTTGGGCTGGATGGGGCTGATTCTTTTGACACCACCCATTGGTCTGCTGTTGTTCTTGTGGCTGGGAGGCCGAAAGATCTCCGCCGAACACGCGTCCCGACGCTTGGTCGATTTGCCCAAGGATGATGAAGACGTTCCTGATCACGGCGACGGGTTCGAATCGCTGTTACAGGCCCGCGGGCTGCGTCCACCGACGATCGGGAACCAGTTCGAGATTTTGACCGAAGTCCACAATGTCTATAACGCTTATCTGGACATGATCGATCAGGCCGAGGAAGCGATTTACGTCATGACCTTTATCATGGATGAACGTGAATCGTCTGAGGAGATCGTTGAACGACTGTGCCGCAAAGCCCGGGACGGGGTTCAAGTTCGATTATTGTGCGACGGTTTCGGGTCGTTCCAGATGTCCGACGACCAGCTGGAAGCAATCCGGGAAGCCGGCGGGAAAGCTAGACGTTTTAAACCGCTATCGAAGCTCAGCCGTTTGGCGTATTTGAACTATCGAAACCACCGCAAGTTGATGGTGGTCGATGGAAAGAAGGCCATTCTGGGCGGCGCGAATTTGGTGCAGGAAGAAATCGCGGAAGACCCACCGAAAGACGCTTGGGTCGACCTGAGCGTACGTATCGAAGGCCCGGCGGCGGCACAGTTGCAGGCGGTCTTTTGCAGCGATTGGAACTTTGTGACCGACGAAACGCTGCCGCCCAGCAAGATTGAAACTCCCGCCGAAGGTGCCGACTGTGAATCAGCCCGCTTGACCGTCGTTCCGATCGGCCCCGATGGGCCGGAAGAAATCCTGGAAGACTTTTGGCAGTATTCCATCCACCAAGCGGAACATCGGGTGTGGATTTGCACACCTTACTTGGTCCCGTCACCCAGCGCGATGCGTTCGCTGGAATTGGCATGTCGCCGCGGCTTGGATGTCCGGTTGCTGGTCCCCAGCCGCAGCGATTTGTGGCCGGTCGATTATGCACGGTACGACTATATGAAAGACCTGATTGAGGTCGGCGCGAAACTGTATCGCTACACCGACGGCATGGTGCACGCCAAAGTCGGCTTGGTCGACGACGAAGTGGCTTTGGTCGGTTCGGCCAACTTTGACATTCGCTCGTTCTTTTTGAACTACGAACTGTCCGTCGCCGTTCACGATCGGGAAACGATCGAAAAGTTAAAAGCGTGGTACGAAAACCTATTGGAAAAGAGCGAATGCGGCGTGATCGATGATTCGCTGTTTCGTCGGACGATGTCCGTGCTGGTGCGATTGTTCGCTTCCGAACTGTGA
- a CDS encoding Dps family protein — MSTTTTVFKRNILADSDNEKTAEALQSNLTNLVDLALVLKQAHWNVVGPNFRSVHLQLDEIIETVRDGSDEVAERLSTLGVAPDGRAGTVASDSDLAQYDAGFVSVKQTVDKVADALKTAIEGLRTGIETVGDLDPISEDMLIGISAPLEKHLWMVQAQQADV, encoded by the coding sequence ATGTCCACGACGACAACCGTTTTTAAACGCAACATCTTGGCCGACAGCGATAACGAAAAGACCGCTGAAGCTCTGCAGTCGAACCTGACAAACTTGGTCGACTTGGCTCTGGTGCTGAAGCAAGCTCACTGGAACGTGGTTGGCCCCAATTTCCGCAGCGTCCACCTGCAGCTTGACGAAATCATTGAAACCGTGCGTGACGGCAGCGACGAAGTGGCCGAACGACTCAGCACCCTGGGCGTTGCACCGGACGGACGTGCGGGCACTGTCGCCTCCGACAGCGACTTGGCACAGTACGACGCCGGATTCGTCTCCGTGAAGCAAACGGTCGACAAAGTGGCCGATGCACTGAAGACGGCGATCGAAGGCCTTCGCACCGGCATCGAAACGGTCGGTGATTTGGATCCGATCAGCGAAGACATGCTGATCGGCATCTCCGCACCGCTTGAAAAACACCTTTGGATGGTGCAAGCCCAGCAAGCGGACGTCTGA
- a CDS encoding SDR family oxidoreductase — protein MNRRTAIVTGGSTGIGRAIAIELAKHGHDVAITYRSSRDEAQKTADAVKAAGGRCFIHQLDLSSPETAGPVVDQAVDQLGGLDVLVSNAGMMVRKTMPDLDLETARKIFDVNAIGAAMLIQRGVQHMVPDGDYSQSRSTPGRVIVVTSVHETIANPQDTLYTMTKHALGGLVKCLSLDLSPRNITVNAIAPGEVATPINGMDADDFDDVDRPAIPVRRAGKPSEIAAAVRFLASDDAGFVTGASWVVDGGLKVAAPLAASAFRKSYLQQG, from the coding sequence ATGAATCGTCGAACAGCCATCGTGACCGGCGGAAGCACCGGCATTGGACGGGCGATCGCGATCGAATTGGCCAAGCACGGTCATGACGTTGCGATCACGTATCGATCCAGTCGTGACGAAGCCCAAAAAACGGCTGATGCGGTGAAAGCGGCGGGCGGCCGGTGCTTTATCCACCAACTTGATCTGTCATCGCCCGAAACCGCCGGTCCGGTGGTCGACCAAGCGGTTGATCAGTTGGGCGGTCTGGATGTGCTGGTCAGCAATGCCGGCATGATGGTTCGAAAAACGATGCCGGACTTGGACCTGGAGACGGCACGAAAAATCTTCGATGTCAACGCGATCGGCGCCGCCATGCTGATCCAGCGTGGCGTGCAGCACATGGTCCCCGACGGTGATTATTCGCAGTCACGTTCGACGCCGGGTCGTGTCATCGTTGTCACCAGCGTCCACGAAACAATCGCTAATCCACAGGACACGCTTTACACGATGACCAAGCACGCCCTTGGCGGCCTGGTGAAGTGTTTGTCGCTGGACCTGTCGCCACGAAACATTACGGTCAATGCGATCGCCCCCGGCGAGGTTGCGACTCCGATCAACGGCATGGATGCGGACGACTTCGACGACGTCGACCGTCCCGCGATTCCCGTCCGGCGTGCCGGAAAACCCAGTGAGATTGCCGCCGCGGTACGGTTCCTGGCATCCGACGACGCCGGGTTTGTTACCGGTGCCAGTTGGGTCGTTGATGGCGGCCTGAAAGTCGCCGCGCCGTTGGCGGCTAGCGCCTTCCGAAAGTCATATCTTCAACAGGGATGA
- a CDS encoding zinc ribbon domain-containing protein: protein MNSKSAPLNRVRCPNCQQSVDDRAVACPNCGNKIYVEHPGDITPTKHPPLRYPGESDKTSGSHPRR from the coding sequence ATGAATTCTAAATCAGCACCGCTGAACCGCGTGCGATGCCCCAACTGTCAGCAGTCGGTCGATGACCGCGCCGTTGCCTGTCCCAATTGTGGAAACAAAATCTACGTGGAACATCCCGGTGACATCACGCCGACCAAACATCCACCGCTGCGATACCCCGGTGAGTCTGACAAGACATCCGGCAGTCATCCGCGTCGTTGA